One Pirellulales bacterium DNA window includes the following coding sequences:
- a CDS encoding S8 family serine peptidase: MISGKAITHSMAVTVSMLASLAHAQQLNLTPGDVNGDGIVNAQDLALISSNWGAGYGAGDANGDGVVNAQDLALVSSNWLEAGPTFQQVVDSTPAPPASAYTSGYNASSLRQIGLTQAIAAEGNYGDGVTIGIVDTGIQEPSGPAFAGRISPLSTCAICLTYGIATGIKDTIGHGTVVAGVAAGANPLQIGVAPKAAIDVIGDSYDVGIEEAVNGGAKVINVSMQGAINSVTGINYAAGKGAAIVISGGNWGDVYNDDIFLGYSQQALSHIILVGAVTSANMVESWSSAPSYQVIGTTGTQEVLYLNPTDGTYSTNYCGDVTVCSPKLVTTLTGPSALLSSVWLMAPGDIPNEGSGTSFAAPYVTGAVALLESRWPILFKNGTTTQVLFDTATNLGDPSTYGNGLLNLTAAFNPIGSVSVLTPKGNVSVDQVVSCIRAGGPLGAMQAIEAGLTNYTVFDSFQRDFTQNLSYLISYKPSSTSTAQAMAAPQAQTSSTHFADGSQLAFGSQDAMDLNHTMGHAADENWFVSFTDASGSNFAAGQGFPASASFADSLWGSNSLLSLASSSLGISSGVASLAEGGMFTAMGTNVSKNTRVAFAWSETKASDPIANNGWASPNANAASMGLTTKITDSWTAGVSMSLLDEQSGLLGSSYDPNGLLNFGNSNKTLSFGVSSGFALADKTSLLLEAAAARTKGSIGSGLIESVSPLIATSYGASLSQRDLLDDGDSFSLSVKSPLKVVSGSASLITASVADDGTPILGSQRFSLKPNGSEFDLGATYQAPVHDNFEWNLSLTARHDADNIAGNTDVVGLVGAAYRF, from the coding sequence ATGATTAGCGGAAAAGCGATTACGCACTCAATGGCAGTTACTGTGTCGATGCTTGCCTCGCTTGCCCACGCCCAACAACTCAACCTCACGCCCGGCGACGTGAATGGCGACGGGATCGTTAACGCGCAGGATCTGGCGCTGATCTCGTCCAATTGGGGCGCTGGCTACGGAGCGGGAGACGCGAACGGTGACGGTGTTGTCAATGCACAGGATTTGGCACTGGTATCGTCCAATTGGCTAGAAGCCGGACCGACGTTCCAGCAGGTTGTCGATTCCACTCCTGCGCCGCCCGCGAGCGCATATACGAGCGGCTACAACGCCTCCAGCTTACGCCAGATAGGGTTGACGCAGGCGATAGCAGCTGAAGGCAACTACGGCGATGGCGTAACCATTGGCATCGTCGATACGGGCATTCAGGAACCGAGCGGCCCCGCGTTTGCCGGGCGCATATCGCCGTTGAGCACGTGCGCGATCTGCCTGACGTACGGTATTGCCACTGGCATCAAAGATACTATTGGTCATGGCACTGTAGTAGCCGGAGTCGCCGCTGGTGCCAATCCATTGCAGATAGGTGTTGCACCGAAGGCTGCAATTGATGTTATCGGAGATAGCTATGATGTGGGTATTGAAGAAGCAGTAAATGGCGGAGCAAAAGTTATTAATGTTAGTATGCAGGGCGCTATCAACAGTGTGACCGGTATTAATTATGCTGCCGGTAAGGGCGCTGCTATAGTCATCTCAGGTGGGAACTGGGGAGATGTTTACAACGATGATATTTTCTTGGGATATAGTCAGCAGGCATTAAGCCATATTATTCTTGTGGGAGCCGTCACGTCGGCAAATATGGTGGAGAGTTGGAGTAGCGCACCGAGCTATCAGGTTATTGGAACGACAGGAACGCAGGAGGTATTATATTTGAATCCTACCGATGGCACTTATTCCACCAACTACTGTGGAGACGTTACGGTCTGCTCACCTAAGTTAGTTACCACCTTGACCGGGCCTTCCGCGTTATTGTCTTCAGTGTGGCTCATGGCTCCCGGCGACATACCGAATGAGGGATCGGGGACGTCGTTTGCGGCGCCGTATGTGACGGGCGCCGTGGCACTGCTGGAATCCCGCTGGCCGATACTTTTCAAGAACGGCACGACGACGCAGGTTCTCTTCGACACGGCGACGAACTTGGGCGACCCAAGCACCTACGGTAATGGCTTGTTGAACCTGACGGCGGCGTTCAACCCCATCGGCAGTGTGAGTGTGCTGACGCCAAAGGGCAACGTCTCGGTCGATCAGGTGGTGAGTTGCATCAGAGCGGGCGGACCTTTAGGCGCGATGCAGGCGATTGAAGCGGGGCTGACCAATTACACCGTCTTCGATAGCTTCCAGCGCGACTTCACCCAGAACCTTTCTTATCTCATCAGCTACAAGCCTTCATCGACCTCTACGGCGCAGGCGATGGCCGCGCCGCAGGCACAGACCAGCTCCACGCACTTTGCCGACGGCAGCCAGCTTGCCTTCGGCAGCCAGGATGCGATGGATCTGAATCATACAATGGGCCACGCGGCGGATGAGAACTGGTTCGTGTCCTTCACCGACGCCTCCGGTTCTAATTTCGCCGCCGGGCAGGGTTTCCCGGCTTCGGCCTCCTTTGCCGATTCGCTGTGGGGATCGAACAGTTTGCTCTCTCTGGCGTCTTCTTCGCTCGGCATCAGTTCCGGTGTCGCCAGTCTTGCCGAAGGCGGCATGTTCACCGCGATGGGAACGAACGTAAGCAAGAATACCCGCGTCGCCTTCGCCTGGTCCGAGACCAAGGCGTCCGATCCCATAGCGAACAATGGCTGGGCATCGCCCAACGCCAATGCCGCCAGCATGGGCCTGACCACCAAGATCACGGATAGCTGGACGGCGGGCGTCTCCATGAGCCTGCTCGACGAGCAATCCGGCCTGTTAGGCAGCAGCTATGACCCGAATGGTCTTTTGAACTTCGGCAACAGCAACAAGACCCTATCGTTCGGCGTATCATCGGGATTTGCATTAGCCGATAAGACCAGCCTCTTGCTCGAAGCCGCCGCCGCCCGCACCAAAGGCTCCATCGGCTCAGGACTCATCGAGAGCGTCTCGCCGCTCATCGCCACCAGCTACGGCGCATCGCTCAGCCAGCGCGACCTGCTCGATGACGGCGACAGCTTCTCGCTCTCCGTTAAATCGCCGCTCAAGGTCGTCTCCGGCTCGGCGTCGCTCATCACCGCCTCCGTCGCCGATGACGGCACGCCCATCCTCGGCAGCCAGCGCTTCAGCTTAAAACCGAACGGCAGCGAGTTCGACCTCGGCGCCACCTATCAGGCCCCCGTGCACGATAACTTCGAGTGGAATCTCTCCCTCACCGCCCGCCACGACGCGGACAACATCGCAGGCAATACCGATGTCGTGGGGCTGGTCGGGGCAGCCTATAGGTTTTGA
- a CDS encoding LuxR C-terminal-related transcriptional regulator produces MAARLSKTPADPLEALPSLPLDEREWQAVVKSLRLSPQQAKVVRLLLRSAANKQIAFALGISEPTVRTHLERIFSRTGVGDRMELAMRVLTVCRELALGDACPPNR; encoded by the coding sequence ATGGCTGCACGTCTCTCGAAGACCCCGGCTGATCCTCTCGAAGCACTGCCTTCTCTACCGCTGGACGAGCGCGAGTGGCAGGCCGTCGTCAAGTCGCTCCGACTCTCTCCCCAACAAGCCAAGGTCGTGCGGCTACTATTGCGCAGCGCGGCCAACAAGCAGATCGCCTTCGCGCTAGGCATCAGCGAGCCAACCGTGCGGACGCACTTGGAACGAATCTTCTCTCGAACAGGAGTAGGTGACCGCATGGAACTGGCCATGCGCGTACTAACCGTCTGTCGAGAGTTAGCCCTCGGAGACGCGTGTCCTCCAAATCGATGA
- a CDS encoding PEP-CTERM sorting domain-containing protein: MMQRLQGWQLLIFCGIVLGVTDKSSAAILGFGDFKQFSVNKNDTQSAPNLSPGQIEITSGDFGESRSVFALTPQATAGFTASFTYRATNVLADLGDGAAFVIQNSPSGAAAKGATFGDFGYSDITNSVALAFDLTSSEAGLFTGGNGGRGASPLGSINLVSGDAIDVALSYHANSLSVLLTDETTKQTSSLLYQIDIPAMVGGTTAFVGFTAGSPDPTSQFISNFTYTGIPEPSSIALLAIGGAAAIGLSRRFHKKQ; this comes from the coding sequence ATGATGCAACGTTTGCAAGGTTGGCAACTCTTGATTTTCTGCGGAATCGTGCTGGGCGTGACCGACAAAAGTTCGGCCGCAATTCTCGGTTTTGGCGATTTCAAGCAGTTCTCGGTCAATAAGAACGATACGCAATCCGCGCCGAACTTATCGCCAGGCCAGATCGAAATAACCAGCGGCGACTTTGGCGAATCACGCAGCGTCTTCGCTCTGACGCCACAGGCGACCGCCGGATTTACCGCATCCTTCACATATCGAGCGACCAATGTACTGGCCGACCTCGGCGATGGCGCCGCATTTGTTATTCAAAACAGTCCTTCCGGCGCCGCCGCAAAAGGCGCGACGTTCGGTGACTTCGGCTACAGCGACATCACAAATAGCGTGGCCCTGGCCTTCGACCTTACTAGCTCCGAGGCAGGACTATTCACAGGGGGCAATGGAGGGCGAGGGGCATCTCCACTGGGATCGATTAACCTCGTCTCAGGTGACGCGATTGACGTCGCGCTATCGTACCATGCCAATTCGCTCAGCGTCTTGCTTACGGACGAGACAACGAAACAGACTTCCTCGTTGCTTTACCAGATTGATATTCCTGCAATGGTCGGGGGCACGACCGCCTTTGTGGGTTTTACCGCTGGCAGCCCCGACCCCACAAGCCAGTTCATTTCTAATTTTACGTATACCGGGATACCCGAGCCATCTTCAATCGCTTTGTTGGCGATCGGCGGCGCCGCAGCGATCGGCCTTTCCCGGCGCTTTCATAAGAAACAATGA
- a CDS encoding ankyrin repeat domain-containing protein — translation MVKEDNMAHLKLTQRELDRLLGEACLKRDLDKARLAIVAGANADEPNGWCISTAARLGDKDMIQLLIDEGANVNAQSSNDLRTALHYAVKNGATEIVRVLLDSGANTNVAESTGFTPIDLAHQLGNHELIALLKKAADKHKVGSDPIHKLLNRRAGQQDHTARLTEDRDDTGQKYVGDL, via the coding sequence ATGGTCAAGGAGGACAACATGGCACACCTGAAACTGACGCAACGAGAATTAGACCGACTACTTGGGGAAGCGTGCCTCAAGAGAGACCTTGACAAAGCACGTCTAGCGATTGTCGCAGGTGCCAATGCAGATGAACCCAATGGCTGGTGCATCTCTACCGCAGCTCGCCTCGGAGATAAGGACATGATTCAATTGCTCATTGACGAAGGTGCAAACGTGAATGCCCAATCGTCAAACGATCTCAGAACAGCCCTGCACTACGCAGTCAAAAATGGTGCGACAGAAATCGTCCGAGTATTACTTGATTCTGGAGCCAACACGAATGTCGCAGAGAGCACGGGTTTTACGCCTATCGATCTTGCGCACCAACTCGGTAATCACGAGCTAATTGCCCTCCTTAAGAAGGCGGCGGACAAGCACAAAGTAGGGTCCGATCCGATCCACAAGCTTCTTAATCGCAGGGCCGGCCAGCAAGATCACACGGCGCGCCTTACCGAGGATCGCGACGACACTGGCCAGAAATATGTTGGTGATCTCTAG
- a CDS encoding AAA family ATPase: MVPEERASLAALAEKLGGDRAPSNEAAARRAIEYSIGHVFERKSVVPERQLLAVALKQSVGEATVDQVHRQADVSRLIVGERNGRRMVTTRKVLDEECRVIAFARDGRGTCAPIAKRFDDFHRDWLNDAQKHAVRHILESRDRVMIVRGAAGVGKTTLMQEAVEAIEERGTKVFAFAPSADASRVVLREAGFSEADTVATLLLNEKLQQQVAGQLIWIDEAGLMSAETTASVFALAERFNARVLLSGDHYQHRSIGRGDALRMLETEAGLKPAEVKEIQRQAGMYKEAVKALSEHRIADGYHKLDKLGWIKELPYAERYKQLASDYAASTTEGKTALVVCPTHVEGERVTVEVRRRLRESGKLGGEERIFIKLANAHLTQAERGDRLAYSDGGVLIFHQNAKGHSRGDRIHVAPDKTLPLDQAARFQLFHRESIALAAGDLVRITQNGTTADGRHRLTNGALYNVKGFAADGNIVLNNGWVVAKDFGHLAHGYVVTSHASQGKTVDRVFVAQGRLSFAASSREQFYVSSSRARERVTIYTEDKDELLDAVNRSDERLTATELIKGIPQRQMAELREHEERAIDRQAPERERQELIRER; the protein is encoded by the coding sequence ATGGTGCCGGAAGAACGTGCCTCGCTCGCGGCCTTGGCCGAAAAACTCGGCGGAGATAGAGCGCCGTCCAATGAAGCGGCCGCCCGCCGGGCAATTGAATACTCTATCGGCCATGTCTTCGAGCGTAAAAGCGTTGTCCCCGAACGCCAACTGCTTGCTGTGGCTCTCAAGCAGTCCGTCGGCGAGGCAACGGTCGACCAGGTTCATCGCCAGGCCGATGTCAGTCGGCTCATTGTCGGGGAACGGAACGGCCGGAGGATGGTCACAACCCGTAAGGTGCTCGATGAGGAATGTCGTGTGATCGCTTTTGCGCGGGACGGGCGAGGGACGTGCGCGCCGATTGCAAAGCGATTCGACGATTTTCATCGCGACTGGCTCAACGACGCCCAAAAACATGCCGTGCGTCACATCCTGGAATCGCGCGACCGGGTCATGATCGTCCGCGGCGCCGCTGGCGTCGGCAAAACGACACTCATGCAAGAGGCAGTCGAGGCCATTGAGGAGCGCGGCACGAAGGTCTTTGCCTTTGCCCCTTCGGCGGATGCCAGCCGCGTCGTCTTGCGTGAGGCAGGTTTCAGCGAGGCCGATACTGTGGCGACTTTGCTGCTCAATGAGAAACTGCAGCAACAAGTCGCAGGACAGCTGATCTGGATCGACGAGGCCGGGCTCATGAGCGCGGAGACGACGGCCAGCGTCTTCGCGTTGGCCGAGCGTTTCAATGCCCGCGTGCTACTTTCCGGCGATCATTATCAGCACAGATCGATCGGCCGCGGCGACGCGCTGCGGATGCTTGAGACCGAGGCCGGACTGAAGCCGGCGGAAGTCAAGGAGATTCAGCGCCAGGCCGGAATGTACAAGGAGGCCGTCAAGGCGTTGAGCGAGCATCGCATCGCCGATGGCTACCACAAGCTCGACAAATTGGGCTGGATCAAGGAATTGCCTTATGCCGAACGCTACAAGCAACTGGCAAGTGATTACGCCGCATCGACAACCGAAGGCAAAACCGCCCTGGTTGTCTGCCCGACCCACGTGGAGGGAGAACGAGTGACGGTGGAAGTACGTCGCAGGCTACGCGAGTCCGGCAAACTCGGTGGGGAAGAAAGAATCTTCATCAAGCTTGCCAATGCTCATCTCACCCAAGCCGAGCGCGGCGACCGACTCGCCTATTCAGACGGAGGTGTACTGATCTTCCACCAAAACGCCAAAGGCCATAGTCGTGGCGATCGAATTCATGTTGCTCCAGATAAGACGCTGCCTCTCGATCAAGCTGCTCGATTCCAACTATTCCATCGTGAATCGATCGCCTTGGCTGCAGGCGATCTGGTGCGGATTACCCAAAACGGGACGACCGCTGACGGCAGGCATAGGCTGACCAACGGCGCCTTATATAATGTCAAAGGCTTCGCCGCCGACGGCAATATCGTGCTGAATAACGGCTGGGTTGTCGCCAAGGATTTCGGCCACTTGGCTCATGGCTATGTTGTCACCTCTCATGCCAGCCAAGGCAAAACCGTTGATCGCGTTTTTGTTGCGCAGGGACGGCTGTCATTCGCGGCATCCTCCCGGGAACAATTCTATGTTTCTTCGTCGCGGGCACGGGAACGCGTCACGATCTATACCGAGGACAAGGACGAGTTGCTCGACGCCGTGAATCGCTCGGATGAGCGTCTCACGGCGACCGAACTAATCAAGGGCATTCCGCAGCGGCAGATGGCGGAGCTTCGAGAACACGAGGAGCGCGCGATCGACAGGCAAGCCCCGGAACGAGAGCGTCAGGAGTTGATCCGTGAGCGGTAA